The Piliocolobus tephrosceles isolate RC106 chromosome 2, ASM277652v3, whole genome shotgun sequence genome window below encodes:
- the SPATA12 gene encoding LOW QUALITY PROTEIN: spermatogenesis-associated protein 12 (The sequence of the model RefSeq protein was modified relative to this genomic sequence to represent the inferred CDS: substituted 1 base at 1 genomic stop codon) codes for MSSSALTCGSTLEKSGGTWEMKALDSSRLVPWPPRGLGSSTQHPNKPNCALASCQGPDILPGAASALPELTFQGDVCQSKTCKRXLQTAISLDITAPQINLLGRPSSPLALLIQQDSCEQVIYNSIPQFPGMEDGGNERTCATGWLWRLYEDIGAEPSSTGYSSSNQLTFIEGCFVRSLSTVYSNTHIHTQL; via the coding sequence ATGTCCAGTTCTGCCCTGACTTGTGGGTCCACCTTGGAAAAGTCAGGAGGGACCTGGGAAATGAAGGCACTAGACTCTTCCAGACTCGTTCCATGGCCACCCAGAGGCCTTGGGTCATCTACCCAACATCCCAACAAACCCAACTGTGCACTGGCATCATGCCAGGGGCCAGATATTCTGCCAGGAGCAGCCTCTGCCCTCCCAGAGCTGACATTTCAGGGAGATGTGTGCCAAAGCAAGACCTGTAAGAGATAATTACAAACAGCCATCTCTCTTGACATCACTGCACCCCAAATAAATCTTCTGGGAAGACCCTCTTCACCTCTAGCTCTCCTGATACAGCAAGACAGTTGTGAACAAGTTATTTATAACTCTATACCTCAATTTCCTGGTATGGAAGATGGGGGTAATGAGAGGACCTGTGCCACAGGATGGTTGTGGAGACTGTATGAGGATATAGGTGCTGAGCCCAGTAGCACAGGGTACAGCAGTTCAAAccaactgacatttattgaggGCTGCTTTGTCAGGTCCCTCTCTACAGTATactccaacacacacatacacacacagctgtAA